The Haliaeetus albicilla chromosome 19, bHalAlb1.1, whole genome shotgun sequence genome has a segment encoding these proteins:
- the NUP37 gene encoding nucleoporin Nup37 gives MKQDSTRNTAYTVDCEDYVHVVKFNPFDSGDACSLIAYGGNNYVVVGTCRFQEEDAEVEGMQYKTLRTFHHGIRVDAIAWSPETRLDALPPQIRFCTAASDRKLRLFTSDLQDKNEFKTFDGHSDYINDLVFAPKEGQEVASVSDDHTCRVWDLEGNEKAHFVLRSPGMSVCWHPEEAFKLMVAEKNGTIRFYDLITQQAILSLECEQTPLMSADWCLKNTLKIGAVAGSDWLIWDITCSSYPQDKRPVHVDRARLFRWSRVNENLFATTGYPGKTTTQLLVHHLGHPQPILTGTAAVGSGLTWHRTLPLCAVGGDHKIFFWVTEM, from the exons ATGAAGCAAGATTCTACTAGAAACACAGCTTACACTGTGGATTGTGAAGATTATGTGCACGTGGTAAAATTCAATCCGTTTGATAGTGGAGATGCATGTTCCCTCATTGCATATGGTGGCAATAATTACGTAGTTGTTGGGACGTGCAGATTTCAG GAGGAGGATGCGGAAGTGGAAGGCATGCAATATAAGACACTAAGAACGTTTCATCATGGAATCCGAGTTGATGCCATAGCATGGAGTCCAGAAACTAGACTTGATGCTTTACCTCCCCAGATAAG GTTTTGTACTGCAGCTTCTGATAGGAAGTTAAGGCTATTCACTTCAGACCTGCAGGACAAGAATGAATTTAAG ACATTTGATGGCCACTCAGATTACATTAATGATCTGGTGTTTGCTCCCAAAGAAGGTCAAGAAGTTGCAAGTGTAAGTGATGATCACACCTGCAG ggTCTGGGATTTGGAAGGAAATGAGAAGGCCCATTTTGTTTTACGTTCTCCTGGAATGAGTGTTTGCTGGCATCCTGAGGAGGCTTTTAAG CTGATGGTAGCGGAGAAGAATGGAACAATACGATTCTATGATCTAATTACACAGCAGGCCATTCTTTCCCTAGAGTGTGAACAAACACCGCTGATGTCAGCAGACTGGTGTTTAAAGAATACTCTTAAAATTGGAGCAGTTGCTGGAAGTGATTGGCTAATCTGGGATATCACTTGCTCCAG TTATCCACAGGATAAGAGACCCGTCCATGTCGATCGAGCCAGATTATTCAG GTGGTCCCGAGTGAATGAAAATCTGTTTGCAACCACTGGATATCCAGGAAAGACAACTACTCAACTGCTTGTTCATCATTTAGGACATCCCCAG cccatTCTTACTGGCACTGCAGCTGTAGGATCCGGTTTAACATGGCATAGAACTCTTCCATTATGTGCAGTCGGAGGAGATCATAAAATTTTCTTCTGGGtaactgaaatgtaa